From the Blastocatellia bacterium genome, one window contains:
- a CDS encoding isovaleryl-CoA dehydrogenase, with product MSTPEKHLASQQTHEVFNQALPLVDYNLFTSDKTLVQALSREGAAWAEEHLKNFGEIMGRAETITLGVQANDNQPVLRTHDRYGYRVDEVDFHPAWHALMKISVENGLHSLPWREPKTGAHVARAALVSLIGQIEAGHLCPISMTYSVVPALRKEPSVAANWESKITSNSYDPRFRPVKEKTGAIMGMAMTEKQGGSDVRANTTKATAIGNSGEYLIVGHKWFCSAPMSDAFLVLAQTPNGLTCFLLPRWTEDGKRNNFHLQRLKSKLGNKSNASSEVEFRDAWAVRVGAEGKGVQTIIEMVTHTRLDCVIASAGLMRQAFVQAIHHTNHRSAFGKKLIDQPLMRNVLADLAVESQAATILMMRLARSFDQRSDREFESPFQRIATAISKYWTCKRTVSHIYEALECLGGNGYVEESMMPRLYREAPLYSIWEGSGNVICLDVLRAAAKEPSTMQALMKEIALAKGGNDYLDAYARSLEKDLFELAKNPINLETQARRLVERLALALQASLLVRFGHKATADAFCVSRLAGDWGNCFGTLPGNVDLTAILENAQPA from the coding sequence ATGTCAACACCAGAAAAACATCTTGCTAGCCAACAAACTCATGAAGTTTTTAATCAAGCTCTTCCTTTAGTAGATTATAACCTTTTTACTAGTGATAAAACCTTAGTCCAAGCTCTTAGTAGGGAAGGTGCTGCTTGGGCTGAAGAACACCTAAAAAATTTTGGTGAAATTATGGGTAGAGCAGAAACTATTACTTTAGGGGTACAAGCTAATGACAATCAACCTGTTTTACGAACACATGACCGTTATGGTTATAGAGTTGATGAAGTAGATTTTCATCCAGCCTGGCACGCGCTAATGAAAATTTCTGTAGAAAATGGGCTTCATAGTCTGCCTTGGCGAGAACCAAAAACAGGTGCGCATGTTGCTAGAGCAGCACTTGTTAGCCTAATTGGTCAAATTGAGGCAGGGCATCTTTGCCCTATTTCTATGACTTATTCCGTAGTGCCAGCACTTAGAAAAGAACCAAGTGTTGCAGCTAATTGGGAAAGTAAAATTACAAGTAATAGTTATGACCCAAGATTTCGGCCTGTTAAAGAAAAAACAGGTGCAATTATGGGTATGGCAATGACAGAAAAACAAGGCGGTTCAGATGTACGAGCAAACACAACTAAGGCAACTGCTATTGGAAATTCTGGAGAATATTTAATTGTTGGTCATAAGTGGTTTTGTTCTGCACCAATGAGCGATGCTTTTTTAGTGCTAGCTCAAACTCCTAATGGGCTAACTTGCTTTTTACTGCCACGATGGACAGAGGATGGAAAGCGCAATAATTTTCATTTGCAACGCTTAAAATCTAAACTTGGCAATAAATCAAATGCTTCAAGTGAAGTTGAATTTCGGGATGCTTGGGCCGTTCGTGTTGGTGCCGAAGGAAAAGGAGTGCAAACAATTATTGAAATGGTGACACACACACGCCTAGATTGTGTAATTGCTTCTGCTGGGCTGATGCGACAAGCTTTTGTTCAAGCCATCCATCATACTAATCATCGTAGTGCTTTTGGAAAAAAACTTATTGACCAACCTTTAATGCGAAATGTGCTAGCAGATTTGGCGGTAGAATCTCAAGCCGCAACTATTTTAATGATGCGTCTAGCACGTTCTTTTGACCAACGTAGCGATAGAGAATTTGAATCACCTTTTCAACGAATTGCTACAGCAATTTCTAAATATTGGACTTGTAAACGCACTGTTAGCCATATTTATGAAGCACTAGAATGTTTAGGAGGAAATGGTTATGTTGAAGAATCTATGATGCCTCGTCTTTACCGTGAAGCTCCGCTTTATTCGATTTGGGAAGGTTCAGGAAATGTTATTTGTTTGGACGTTTTACGAGCAGCCGCTAAAGAGCCAAGTACAATGCAAGCTTTAATGAAAGAAATTGCTCTAGCTAAAGGGGGAAATGATTATTTAGACGCTTATGCCAGATCGCTAGAAAAAGACTTGTTTGAGCTAGCAAAAAATCCAATTAATTTAGAAACACAAGCTCGACGTTTAGTTGAACGTCTAGCACTTGCCTTGCAAGCTTCTTTGCTAGTTCGTTTTGGTCATAAAGCTACAGCCGATGCTTTTTGTGTTAGCCGTCTTGCAGGTGATTGGGGCAACTGCTTTGGTACATTGCCAGGTAATGTTGACCTAACAGCTATTTTAGAAAATGCCCAACCTGCTTAA
- a CDS encoding MarR family transcriptional regulator, with amino-acid sequence MPSMKVTVPYILAEQTLVKLMRVGDQLWRLSDEWFAKWGLSDSHYNVLRILNGADGPIAQTEISNRLVSSRANVTKIIDLLEKKQFVTRLSCQDRRIKKVSLTKLGAKFLSDTQTEVIKFTKTLMQPLSEEELKLLYGLLEKLGKQ; translated from the coding sequence ATGCCTAGCATGAAAGTAACAGTGCCTTACATTTTAGCTGAGCAAACTTTGGTAAAATTAATGCGTGTTGGCGATCAACTTTGGCGACTTTCTGATGAATGGTTTGCTAAATGGGGACTATCAGACAGCCATTATAATGTGCTTCGTATATTAAATGGTGCTGATGGGCCAATAGCACAAACAGAAATTAGCAACCGACTAGTTTCTTCACGTGCAAATGTTACTAAAATAATAGATTTACTTGAAAAGAAACAGTTTGTTACTAGGCTAAGTTGTCAGGATAGACGAATAAAAAAAGTTTCTTTAACTAAACTAGGGGCAAAGTTTCTTTCTGATACTCAAACAGAAGTAATTAAGTTTACAAAAACACTTATGCAGCCTCTTTCCGAAGAAGAACTTAAGCTATTATATGGCTTGCTAGAAAAATTAGGAAAGCAATAA
- a CDS encoding insulinase family protein yields MSNSDNNSTNASSTASKIFPFPVTEKTLPNGLKILIVPTGFPNLVSLQIPVQTGSRNEVEPGKSGFAHFFEHVMFRGTKNYPSKDYQAILTKIGARQNAYTTDDFTNYHTTFAKDDLDIMLKIEADRFMNLEYSEEDFKTEARAVLGEYNKNSASPINKLIEVQRDNAFSAHTYKHTTMGFLRDIEDMPNQFAYSKQFFDRWYRPEYTTIIIAGDVTPEKAVEMVEKYWGNWQPGKYRIDIPSEPPAKGAVYAHVPWATPTLPYVTVAFRAPAFSETDKEYVAMDLLLDLYFGPTSDIYRKLVQQEQKVDQFFPYLPSHLDPTLATVGARLKKPEDAMYVRDLIMETFATARANAISPQLLADGKSNGRYSFVRAMDNTEAIASTLARFVRFRRSADTLNNLYDLYLQLSPADLQAVAKKYFTDENLVITTLAKDSFPAEIGKPASIATYEAKVAPKDATDLKIVLQKTASPQLNVKLLFSVGSAYDPKGKEGLSALAAAMISEAGSKEKSIDEINKAFFPIAASFGVQVDKEMTTFTGVVHKDNLATFSSMALGQLLNPGFREEDFKRLKEQQLNALKEDLRASNEEELGKERLQQNIFAGTPYGHPVLGTVAGIESITLDDVKNFVRTAYTRSNLMVGLSGDVPDEFVKKLGRELTTLAAGPAPSIPGEVKGRMPQGMEVEIIEKDTLATAISFGFPIEVNRSHPDFAALWLARAWLGEHRSSVSHLYERIREIRGMNYGDYAYIEAFPRGMFQFFPDPNIARRAQIFEIWIRPVVPSNAHFALRIATHELEKLVENGMSQENFEAVREYLMKNVFVMTATQNQQLGYALDSKWYQTGEFTSYMREKLQALSAADVNKAIKKHLNAKNMHVVMITKDAEGLRKQLVEDGFSAIKYDANKPQELLEEDKLIGARKLNIRPEAVKITKVDDVFAR; encoded by the coding sequence ATGTCTAATTCAGATAATAATTCAACTAATGCTAGTTCTACAGCTAGCAAAATTTTTCCTTTTCCAGTTACTGAAAAAACTTTGCCCAATGGGTTAAAAATTTTAATAGTCCCAACTGGATTTCCTAATTTAGTATCCTTGCAAATTCCAGTGCAAACAGGTTCAAGAAATGAAGTTGAGCCAGGAAAATCTGGCTTTGCACATTTTTTTGAGCATGTAATGTTTCGTGGTACTAAAAATTATCCTTCAAAAGACTATCAAGCAATTTTGACCAAAATTGGTGCCAGACAAAATGCTTATACAACAGACGACTTTACTAACTATCACACTACTTTTGCTAAAGATGACCTAGATATTATGCTTAAGATCGAAGCAGATCGCTTTATGAATTTGGAATATTCTGAGGAAGATTTCAAAACAGAAGCAAGGGCAGTTCTAGGTGAATATAACAAAAATAGTGCTAGCCCAATTAATAAGCTAATTGAAGTTCAACGCGACAATGCTTTTTCTGCTCATACCTATAAACATACAACTATGGGCTTTTTACGAGATATTGAGGATATGCCTAATCAATTTGCTTATTCAAAGCAGTTTTTTGATCGCTGGTATCGTCCTGAATATACAACCATCATTATTGCTGGTGATGTAACACCTGAAAAAGCTGTTGAAATGGTAGAAAAATATTGGGGGAACTGGCAACCTGGCAAATATCGCATTGATATTCCTAGCGAACCACCTGCAAAAGGTGCAGTTTATGCACACGTTCCTTGGGCAACTCCTACACTTCCTTATGTAACAGTAGCTTTTCGCGCTCCTGCTTTTTCAGAAACAGACAAAGAATATGTAGCAATGGATTTACTACTAGATCTTTACTTTGGCCCAACATCCGATATTTACCGAAAATTAGTCCAACAAGAACAAAAAGTTGACCAATTTTTTCCCTATTTACCTTCACATCTTGACCCAACACTTGCAACCGTTGGAGCAAGACTTAAAAAGCCTGAAGATGCAATGTATGTTAGGGATTTAATTATGGAAACTTTTGCTACTGCTCGTGCTAATGCAATATCTCCTCAACTACTTGCAGATGGAAAATCTAATGGGCGTTATTCTTTTGTTAGAGCAATGGATAATACAGAAGCCATTGCTTCAACTCTAGCTCGCTTTGTTCGCTTCCGTCGTTCAGCAGATACACTTAATAATCTTTATGATCTTTATTTACAACTTTCTCCAGCCGATTTACAAGCTGTTGCTAAAAAATATTTTACTGATGAAAATCTAGTAATTACTACTTTAGCTAAAGACTCATTTCCAGCAGAAATTGGTAAGCCTGCTTCAATTGCTACTTATGAAGCAAAAGTAGCACCTAAAGACGCTACAGACTTAAAAATTGTACTGCAAAAAACTGCTAGCCCACAGCTTAATGTAAAACTACTCTTTTCTGTAGGTTCGGCTTATGATCCAAAGGGTAAAGAAGGTCTTTCCGCACTTGCAGCAGCAATGATTAGTGAAGCTGGTAGTAAGGAAAAATCTATTGATGAAATCAATAAAGCTTTCTTCCCGATAGCAGCTAGTTTTGGCGTACAAGTAGATAAAGAAATGACTACATTTACTGGTGTAGTTCATAAAGATAACCTTGCAACATTTTCCAGCATGGCACTTGGGCAGCTACTTAATCCTGGTTTTCGTGAAGAAGACTTTAAGCGTTTGAAAGAACAACAACTTAACGCGCTTAAAGAAGATCTTCGTGCTAGCAATGAAGAAGAACTTGGTAAAGAAAGACTACAACAAAATATTTTTGCTGGTACTCCTTATGGACACCCAGTTTTAGGAACCGTTGCAGGTATTGAGTCAATTACTTTAGATGATGTAAAAAACTTTGTTCGCACTGCTTACACTCGCTCTAATTTAATGGTTGGATTATCGGGTGATGTTCCAGATGAATTTGTTAAAAAACTTGGTCGTGAACTAACAACATTAGCTGCTGGCCCTGCTCCAAGCATTCCTGGTGAAGTTAAAGGTCGTATGCCGCAAGGTATGGAAGTAGAGATTATTGAAAAAGACACCCTAGCAACAGCTATTTCTTTTGGTTTTCCAATAGAAGTAAATCGCTCACATCCAGATTTTGCAGCACTTTGGCTTGCTCGTGCATGGCTAGGTGAGCATCGTTCTTCTGTAAGCCATCTTTATGAACGTATTCGAGAAATTCGCGGCATGAATTATGGCGATTATGCTTATATTGAAGCTTTTCCACGTGGAATGTTTCAATTTTTCCCAGATCCAAACATTGCTCGACGCGCACAAATTTTTGAAATCTGGATTAGACCTGTAGTTCCTTCTAATGCTCATTTTGCACTTCGTATTGCTACACATGAATTAGAAAAACTTGTGGAAAATGGCATGTCACAAGAAAACTTTGAAGCTGTTCGTGAGTATTTGATGAAAAATGTTTTTGTAATGACTGCTACTCAAAATCAACAACTAGGCTATGCTCTTGATAGCAAATGGTATCAAACAGGCGAGTTTACTTCTTATATGAGAGAAAAACTTCAAGCCTTGAGTGCAGCCGACGTTAACAAAGCAATTAAGAAACACTTAAATGCTAAAAATATGCATGTAGTAATGATTACTAAAGATGCTGAGGGCCTACGTAAACAACTAGTGGAAGATGGTTTTTCAGCCATTAAGTACGATGCTAACAAACCTCAAGAATTACTAGAGGAAGATAAACTCATTGGCGCACGTAAACTTAATATCCGTCCAGAAGCTGTTAAAATCACCAAAGTTGATGACGTATTTGCACGCTAG
- a CDS encoding bifunctional metallophosphatase/5'-nucleotidase — MKTKSRILQLFCLAIILIFTGYFPGIQAAKTKVVKIEIYHMSDYHSHALPSYSDGDYSRGGISRAIAVLREAKQRSKNVLVLSGGDTINLNNPIWSDVYTCTEWSWFNGILDGMALGNHEFDYGPEVFANCTNNITYPIISSGLVSKDSSKAILPEYYIYERGGVKIGVFAVAGDDFPSIVKANLIPNNTRWLTGSEKLTRTKEIVKILREKEKVDLVIAAGHQYMAEDLKMAQEVAGIDLILGTHGHFKAEFTKLSGTNTYFISPYQYLNYLSHVTLQISQSKIINAKGELITITKGVTEDKFLAEKVDLMYNSLKAKHPERFEVLGQASSLIDNAGLDFGESMIGNLVTDLARQATKANVFFHTASSFRAAIPPGEITRENFLTALPYNNILVTAQMSGEQILDLLQFSVSRQGSDFFCQTSGLRYSINAKDKTVSEVEILEDPTSSKYTRIDPKKTYLVATANYLALVANGYKEKFAQSSNLTKTDIELNNLVINHIQKNSPISANLDGRVKIIK; from the coding sequence ATGAAAACTAAATCACGTATTTTACAGCTATTTTGTTTAGCAATTATCCTAATTTTTACTGGTTATTTTCCTGGTATACAAGCAGCTAAAACCAAAGTTGTAAAAATAGAAATCTATCATATGAGTGATTATCATAGTCATGCCCTGCCTAGTTATTCAGATGGCGATTATAGCCGGGGTGGGATTTCACGGGCAATAGCAGTACTTAGAGAAGCTAAACAGCGTAGCAAAAACGTTTTGGTCTTAAGTGGTGGCGACACAATCAACTTAAATAACCCTATTTGGTCAGATGTTTATACTTGCACGGAATGGAGTTGGTTTAATGGTATTTTAGATGGGATGGCACTAGGTAATCATGAATTTGATTATGGGCCAGAAGTTTTTGCAAATTGTACAAATAACATTACTTATCCAATTATTAGCAGTGGTTTAGTCTCAAAAGATAGCAGCAAAGCCATTTTGCCAGAATATTATATTTATGAGCGTGGAGGCGTGAAAATAGGCGTTTTTGCTGTTGCTGGGGATGATTTTCCAAGCATTGTTAAAGCTAATTTAATACCAAATAATACTCGTTGGTTAACTGGAAGTGAAAAACTAACTAGAACAAAAGAAATAGTTAAAATACTTCGTGAAAAAGAAAAAGTTGATCTAGTTATTGCGGCTGGACATCAATATATGGCCGAAGACCTAAAAATGGCTCAAGAAGTTGCAGGAATTGACTTAATTTTAGGCACACATGGACATTTTAAAGCCGAATTTACCAAACTATCAGGCACAAACACTTATTTTATTTCACCTTATCAATATCTAAATTACTTAAGCCATGTCACGCTACAAATATCTCAAAGCAAAATAATTAATGCTAAAGGCGAGCTAATTACTATAACTAAAGGTGTTACAGAAGACAAATTTTTAGCAGAAAAAGTTGATTTAATGTATAACAGCTTAAAAGCCAAGCATCCAGAGCGTTTTGAGGTTTTAGGTCAAGCTAGCAGTCTAATAGACAATGCTGGACTAGACTTTGGCGAATCAATGATTGGCAATCTTGTCACTGATTTAGCACGTCAAGCCACTAAAGCAAATGTTTTTTTCCATACAGCTAGCAGTTTTCGTGCAGCAATTCCACCAGGCGAAATCACAAGAGAAAATTTTTTAACTGCACTTCCTTATAATAATATTTTGGTTACTGCCCAAATGTCAGGTGAGCAAATACTTGATTTACTGCAATTTAGCGTTAGTCGCCAAGGCTCAGACTTTTTTTGTCAGACTAGTGGTCTTCGTTACTCAATTAACGCTAAAGATAAAACAGTAAGCGAGGTGGAAATCTTAGAAGACCCTACAAGCTCTAAATATACAAGAATTGATCCCAAGAAAACTTACTTAGTAGCTACAGCAAATTACCTAGCTTTAGTTGCAAATGGATATAAAGAAAAATTTGCTCAAAGCAGTAACTTAACAAAAACAGATATAGAGCTAAATAATTTGGTTATCAATCACATACAAAAAAACAGCCCTATTTCAGCTAACTTAGATGGGCGAGTAAAAATTATTAAATAA
- a CDS encoding Lrp/AsnC family transcriptional regulator gives MKQVLEDEIDEMDREILRLLQQNGRMTNAALAEAVGLTPTPMLQRIKKLEQRGIIRGYRAVIDPLAMGRGLLAYLAIQMTEHKLITHQGFVNAVLSLEEVLECHHISGEEDFLLKVLTKDMLEYEHFLLHRLTGIAGIARVKTTFVLSSPKMETAIPIESPVGGKTDE, from the coding sequence ATGAAACAAGTTTTGGAAGATGAAATAGACGAAATGGATCGAGAGATTTTGCGACTTCTTCAGCAAAACGGACGCATGACAAATGCTGCACTTGCTGAGGCTGTTGGACTAACCCCTACACCAATGCTTCAACGCATTAAGAAGTTAGAGCAACGCGGCATAATTCGCGGCTACAGGGCTGTTATTGACCCTTTAGCAATGGGGCGCGGACTACTAGCATATCTGGCTATACAAATGACTGAGCATAAATTAATTACACATCAAGGTTTTGTTAATGCAGTCCTAAGTCTTGAAGAAGTTTTGGAGTGTCATCATATTTCAGGAGAAGAAGATTTTCTCTTAAAAGTTTTAACTAAAGATATGTTGGAATATGAACATTTTCTACTTCATAGATTAACTGGCATTGCTGGTATTGCTAGGGTAAAAACAACTTTTGTTTTGTCTTCTCCAAAAATGGAAACAGCTATTCCCATAGAATCGCCCGTAGGAGGAAAAACAGATGAGTGA
- a CDS encoding TonB-dependent receptor — translation MNLTVLRRFWLSIAIVLSLTAIAIAQQATGTIEGIVRDGTGAVIAGAEVAVISTETGAVRNFQTNASGIYKVPSLPVGKYSVRVTVQGFAPKELTEVILQVGSIAEVNVDLEVGNSSGEIVTVTAEAPLVETTRTYVATTVDERSIKDLPVNGRNFLEFALLTPGVNQDPRGGDISFGGLRGTNNSLQIDGSDNNNTFFGQSLGRTGSGRAPYQFSKDAVKEFQVNTNTYSAEYGRAGGAVINAVTKSGTNEYHGAGFLFFRDRSLNAEEPFAKANNRPKARNRFYQFGAILSGPIQKDKAFFFFNYDGQRNTEPNPVFFGAAVPNDPISQQVAASLSRFLTPYDREFKQDVFLGKVDYQVTSNNRLTVRYNRQNFDGVNLENSGNQSTVDHTGNSNVRTDTITSNLTTVLTPRLVNDIRFQFARDDQPGQANGSAPEAVIRSGGVTFLLIGRNSFSPRFTNIKRYQIIDSLSYTAGRHSLKFGIDFNIERIENFFPGNFSGVYQFTSLADFADGRPGGGYTQNFAGAGTSGPLSRPNNFEISYYIQDDWRATDRLKIYYGIRYDYQRLEEPQIRNTDPQLAQRRIDTSFLNQDLNNFGPRVGFSYAATKDNKTVVRAGYGVFYSRTPSIVTGTVITNNGVQIQSFSFTGNNTPIYPNVFAAPPSGAAAGRPNIFFYDKNFVQPLVQQGSFGIERELPGKISLSLSYLVVKGTHLLRARDINLP, via the coding sequence GTGAATTTAACCGTACTACGTCGATTTTGGTTATCAATAGCAATAGTTTTATCATTAACAGCAATCGCCATTGCACAACAAGCAACAGGGACAATTGAAGGAATTGTGCGAGATGGTACAGGCGCGGTAATTGCTGGCGCAGAAGTAGCCGTAATTAGTACTGAAACAGGAGCAGTGCGTAATTTCCAAACTAATGCGAGTGGAATATATAAAGTTCCATCCTTACCTGTAGGCAAATATAGTGTCCGAGTAACTGTACAAGGATTTGCCCCTAAAGAATTAACTGAAGTTATTTTACAAGTTGGTTCAATAGCAGAAGTAAATGTAGATTTAGAAGTTGGTAATTCTTCTGGTGAAATCGTCACTGTTACCGCAGAAGCACCACTAGTTGAAACTACACGCACTTATGTTGCTACAACAGTAGATGAACGTTCAATTAAAGACTTACCTGTTAATGGTCGTAACTTCTTAGAATTTGCGTTGCTTACTCCTGGGGTTAACCAAGACCCTCGCGGTGGTGATATTTCTTTTGGTGGGTTACGTGGAACCAACAATAGTTTACAAATAGATGGTTCTGACAACAATAACACATTCTTTGGGCAATCTCTTGGTCGTACTGGTTCGGGTCGCGCACCTTATCAATTTTCCAAAGATGCTGTAAAAGAATTCCAAGTTAACACCAACACCTATTCTGCTGAATATGGCCGCGCTGGTGGTGCAGTTATCAACGCTGTAACCAAATCTGGTACAAATGAATATCATGGCGCAGGATTTTTATTCTTCCGGGATCGTTCATTAAATGCAGAAGAACCATTTGCTAAAGCAAATAATCGTCCTAAAGCTCGTAACCGTTTCTATCAATTTGGTGCAATTTTATCTGGCCCAATCCAAAAAGATAAAGCCTTCTTCTTCTTTAACTATGATGGTCAAAGAAACACTGAACCAAATCCCGTTTTCTTTGGTGCTGCTGTACCAAATGATCCTATTTCACAACAAGTAGCTGCAAGTTTAAGCAGATTCCTAACACCTTATGATAGAGAATTTAAGCAAGATGTTTTCTTAGGTAAAGTGGATTATCAAGTAACCAGCAATAACCGTTTAACTGTACGTTATAACCGTCAAAATTTTGATGGAGTTAACCTAGAAAACTCTGGTAATCAATCTACAGTTGATCATACTGGCAATTCTAATGTAAGAACTGATACTATTACTTCTAATTTAACTACTGTATTAACCCCAAGATTAGTTAATGATATACGCTTCCAATTTGCTCGTGATGACCAACCTGGTCAAGCAAATGGTAGCGCACCAGAAGCAGTAATTCGTTCTGGCGGTGTTACATTCCTATTAATTGGCCGTAATAGCTTTAGCCCACGTTTTACCAATATTAAACGTTACCAAATTATTGACAGTCTTTCCTACACTGCTGGCAGACACTCACTTAAATTTGGTATTGATTTTAACATTGAAAGAATTGAAAACTTCTTCCCAGGCAATTTCTCAGGTGTTTATCAATTTACTAGTTTAGCTGATTTTGCTGATGGTAGACCTGGTGGCGGCTATACCCAAAACTTTGCTGGTGCTGGTACATCCGGCCCACTATCACGCCCAAATAACTTTGAAATTTCCTATTATATTCAAGATGATTGGCGTGCTACTGACCGCTTAAAAATTTACTATGGTATTCGCTATGACTATCAACGTTTAGAAGAGCCACAAATCAGAAATACTGACCCACAATTAGCACAAAGAAGAATTGATACTAGTTTCCTTAATCAAGATCTAAACAACTTTGGCCCACGTGTTGGATTTTCTTATGCGGCTACAAAAGATAATAAGACCGTTGTACGCGCTGGTTATGGAGTGTTTTACTCACGTACACCATCAATTGTTACAGGTACAGTAATTACTAATAATGGTGTCCAAATCCAAAGCTTTTCTTTTACAGGCAACAATACTCCTATTTATCCTAATGTATTTGCTGCTCCTCCATCAGGTGCAGCAGCAGGTCGTCCAAATATTTTCTTCTATGATAAGAATTTTGTTCAACCACTTGTTCAACAAGGCAGTTTTGGTATTGAAAGAGAATTACCAGGCAAAATTAGCTTGTCCCTTTCTTACTTAGTAGTAAAAGGAACTCATTTACTCCGCGCTCGTGACATTAACCTACCATGA
- a CDS encoding NAD(P)H-dependent oxidoreductase, whose translation MTKVLIIYASDYGNTKKVAEAVASGALSVNGTEVEIKLAEDATVEDLESSDAVIVGTPVHMGSPDWRIKKFIDTVCSRLWMKDGMTGKVGAVFATGSGYGNAGGGGELTLLSLLSNIAELGMIIVPLPKNTPGYHLGGIQWGPWSRSAGEKMEQIGVADDRLEVARHHGANVARVANELKGKEIFVK comes from the coding sequence ATGACAAAAGTTTTAATTATTTACGCTAGTGATTATGGTAATACAAAAAAAGTTGCTGAAGCTGTTGCTAGTGGTGCTTTATCTGTTAATGGTACAGAAGTAGAAATAAAATTAGCTGAAGATGCTACAGTAGAAGACTTAGAATCAAGTGATGCTGTAATTGTTGGAACACCTGTACATATGGGCAGTCCAGACTGGAGAATAAAGAAATTTATTGACACAGTTTGTAGCCGTTTATGGATGAAAGATGGAATGACTGGAAAAGTTGGAGCCGTATTTGCAACGGGTAGCGGTTATGGAAATGCTGGCGGAGGGGGAGAGCTAACTTTACTTTCACTGCTCTCTAATATTGCTGAACTAGGAATGATAATTGTCCCATTACCAAAAAATACTCCAGGCTATCACTTAGGTGGTATTCAATGGGGGCCTTGGTCAAGATCGGCTGGTGAAAAAATGGAGCAAATTGGCGTTGCTGATGATAGGCTTGAGGTAGCACGCCATCATGGGGCAAATGTTGCTAGGGTTGCTAATGAATTAAAGGGTAAGGAAATTTTTGTAAAGTAG
- a CDS encoding calcium/sodium antiporter — protein MTYILFFLGFLFLIKGADLLVDGSSSIAKKFNISNLVIGLTVVAFGTSAPELVVNVIAALEGKTSLAIGNILGSNIANVLLILGVSASIYPLTVHRNTVWKEIPFSLLAVVVVGLMANDVLIDKAESRIITRSEGLVLIGFFFIFLYYTVGMARSNKSEVVEEVEQYSTGKSVIMVILGFIGLVLGGEWIVNGAVKIALYFGLSESLIGLTIVSIGTSLPELAASAVAAYRQKSDIAIGNVIGSNIFNIFWILSISSTITPIPLKTASNFDIGVLISANIMLFFSLFIGKRHTLDRWQGIFFLIFYASYITYIVFRG, from the coding sequence ATGACATATATATTATTTTTCCTAGGATTTTTGTTTTTAATTAAAGGAGCAGACCTATTAGTTGATGGGTCGTCTTCAATTGCAAAAAAATTCAATATCTCCAACTTAGTCATAGGTTTAACCGTAGTTGCTTTTGGTACATCTGCGCCAGAACTAGTTGTTAATGTAATTGCGGCACTAGAAGGAAAAACATCTTTAGCAATTGGAAACATCTTAGGCAGTAATATTGCTAATGTTTTATTAATTTTAGGTGTTTCAGCCAGTATTTACCCTTTAACAGTTCATAGAAACACTGTTTGGAAGGAAATCCCTTTTTCTTTATTAGCTGTGGTAGTTGTAGGTTTAATGGCTAATGATGTTTTAATAGACAAAGCTGAGAGCCGTATTATTACAAGATCTGAAGGTTTAGTTTTAATAGGTTTTTTCTTTATTTTCCTTTACTACACTGTAGGAATGGCTAGATCTAACAAATCAGAAGTTGTTGAAGAAGTAGAGCAATACAGCACAGGTAAATCCGTTATTATGGTTATACTTGGCTTTATAGGTTTAGTTTTAGGTGGTGAATGGATTGTTAATGGTGCAGTAAAAATAGCTCTATATTTTGGATTAAGTGAATCTCTAATTGGTTTAACAATAGTTTCCATTGGTACATCCTTACCAGAGTTGGCAGCCTCGGCTGTGGCGGCTTATCGTCAAAAATCAGACATTGCTATAGGTAATGTTATTGGGTCAAATATCTTTAATATTTTCTGGATTCTTTCTATTAGTTCAACAATTACACCAATTCCATTAAAAACAGCCAGTAATTTTGATATTGGAGTATTGATTTCAGCTAACATAATGCTTTTCTTTTCTTTATTTATAGGCAAACGACACACTTTAGACCGTTGGCAAGGAATATTTTTCTTAATTTTCTATGCTTCTTATATAACTTACATAGTATTTAGAGGGTAA